The DNA segment TTCTACATTAGCTCCATCATCAGAGGTGAATGCGGTGATTTGTCCAGTCACATCTGTGGTTCTTATATAAAATTGTGGTCTATAACCAGCAAAGAAAGGAGTATGTCTCCCTCCCTCTTCTTTCTTAAGAACATAAACTTCTCCTTCAAATTTAGTATGAGGAGTAATTGAACCTTTCTTAACAAGTACCATTCCTCTCTCAATATCTTCTTTTTGAACACCACGTAGGAGTAGTCCAACATTGTCTCCAGCCATACCTTCATCAAGAAGTTTACGGAACATCTCAACACCAGTAACAGTGGTCAATCTTGTATCTCTTATCCCAACTATTTCGACTTCTTCTCCAACTTTGACTTTACCTCTTTCTATTCTTCCTGTAGCAACTGTTCCTCTACCTGTAATAGAGAAAACATCTTCTATTGCCATCAAAAATGGCTTGTCAATCTCTCTTTCTGGTTCAGGAATACTAGCATCAACAGCTTTCATTAATTCTTCAATTTTAGATTCCCAATTAGAATCTCCTTCCAAAGCTTTCAGGCCTGAAACCTGGACGATAGGTATATCATCCCCGGGGAAATCATAACTATCAAGTAGCTCTCTGATTTCCATTTCCACAAGTTCAATGATTTCTTCGTCATCTACCATGTCACATTTATTTAAAGCGACAACTAAAGCAGGAACACCAACTTGTTTTGCTAAAAGGATATGTTCTTTTGTTTGTGCCATAGGACCATCTGTGGCAGCACAAACTAAAATTGCACCATCCATTTGAGCCGCTCCAGTGATCATGTTTTTGACATAATCAGCATGTCCTGGACAATCAACGTGGGCATAATGTCTGCCTTCAGTTTCGTATTCAACGTGGGCTGTATTAATTGTTATGCCACGTTCTCTTTCTTCTGGAGCACCATCAATGTCTCCATAATCTTGAGCTTGTGCTTGACCTTTTTTAGCTAAAACATTGGTAATAGCAGCAGTCAGGGTTGTTTTTCCATGATCAACGTGGCCGATAGTACCTATGTTGACATGTGGTTTGTTCCTTTCGAACTTCTCGCGAGCCATTTGAATTAAAGAATCGAGGGTTAAAGAGTGTTTAGTTTAGAGATCAGGAGTTGCCCTGATTCTTGGAAATGATAGCTTCAGCAACATTACGAGGAACTTCCTCATAATTTGCGAACTCCATTGAAAATATACCCCGACCTTGTGTCATTGATCGGAGTTGAGTGGCATAACCGAACATTTCGGCTAAAGGCACTTTGGCCTGTACTTTAGACAATCCATCATCGACAGATTGTCCTTCGACTTGACCTCTCCTTGAGGAGAGGTCACCAATTACAGATCCAAGAAAATCATCAGGACTTTCGACCTCAACTTTCATCATAGGCTCTAATAGGACAGGATTGCATTTTTTAACCCCATCTTTAAAAGCCATGGAACCTGCAATTTTGAAGGCCATTTCAGAAGAGTCTACATCGTGGAACGAACCATCGACTAGTGTTACTTTTACATCAATCAGCGGATAACCGGCAAGAACGCCTGATTCACAGGTTTCTTTCATCCCATTTGAAGCTGGTCCAATATATTCTTTTGGAACTGTTCCACCAACAATTTTGTTAACAAATTCAAAACCTTTACCAACTTCAGCAGGTTCCATTTCAATAACTACGTGTCCATACTGCCCCTTACCTCCTGTTTGTCTTGCATACTTACCTTCACCCCTAGAACTAGATCTGATTGTTTCTCTATACGAGACTTGAGGAGCACCGATATTTGCCTCAACTTTAAACTCTCTTAACATTCTATCTACAAGTATTTCCAAATGTAATTCACCCATACCAGCTATAACGGTCTGATTCGTCTCTTGATCTGTGCTAACCCTGAAGGTTGGATCTTCCTCTGATAAGGCTTGTAAAGCTTTTGAGAGCTTTTCCATATCTCCTTTAGTTTTAGGTTCAACAGCAACTGAAATAACTGGTTCAGGAATAAATAAAGTTTCTAGAACTATTGGATCATCCGTAGTACATAATGTGTCACCAGTTGTTGTGTTTTTCAAGCCTAAAACAGCCCCTAAATCACCTGCTCTTAATTCATCAACTTCTTCCCTTTCATCAGCTTTTAAGATTACTAATCTAGAGATTCTCTCCTTAGCATCCTTAGTTGAATTCATAACATAACTACCTTTTGAAAGCACTCCTGAATACATTCTTACAAAAGTTAGTTTTCCGTAAGGATCTGACATTACTTTAAAAGCTAATGCACTGAAAGGCGCATTATCATCTGAGGGTCTGATATCTTCTTTACCATTTGGTAAAACCCCTTGAATTGGCTTTACATCAACTGGAGCTGGCAAATAATCAACTACTGCATCAAGAACTAATTGAACCCCTTTATTTTTAAAGGCTGATCCACATAAAACGGGAACTAAACCATGCTTAAGAACTCCTTCTCTAATGCCTTTTTTTAATTGATCTTCAGTTAATTCTCCTTTATCCAAAAATATTTCAATTAATTCTTCGTCATTTTCTGCGACACTTTCCATTAGCTTACTTCTCCACTCCAATGCCTCATCTTTCATCTCATCTGGTATTGGAGCCTCCTCAATATCAGTCCCTAAATCATTTTTGTATAAGTAAGCCTTGTTACTAACTAAATCGATAATTCCTGTAAGATCACCCTCAGCACCAATCGGTAGCTGAATAGGGAAAGCATTTGCTTTGAGGCGCTCTTTAATTTGTTTATTAACTTTTAAAAAGTCTGCTCCTGTTCTGTCCATTTTATTGACGAAGACCATCCTTGGAACAGAATATCTATCAGCTTGTCTCCATACAGTCTCTGATTGTGGCTGAACTCCTCCAACAGCACAAAATACAGCTATGACACCATCTAAAACTCTCATTGATCTTTCTACTTCAATTGTGAAGTCAACGTGACCTGGAGTATCAATGATATTAATTCTATGATCCTGCCAACTTGTAGAGATTGCAGCAGCTGTGATGGTAATCCCTCTTTCTCTTTCTTGGTCCATCCAATCCGTTACTGCAGCACCATCATGTACTTCTCCGATTTTGTGAACAACCCCTGAATAAAAAAGTATTCTTTCAGTAGTAGTTGTTTTACCAGCATCAATATGAGCGGCTATACCTATATTCCTTACTCGTTCAAGGGGAAAGTCGCGTGCCAATGTTAAAACTCCAAATAGAATGAATTGCTAAATAGCTGCAGTTTATCTAATCAAATAAACTTCTTACAATAATAGACTAATTAAGGACCATTTTGGGTCGAAATTAGTATCTATAGTGAGCAAAAGCCTTATTAGCTTCTGCCATTTTATGAGTATCTTCTCTCTTCTTAACTGCGCTACCAGTTTCATTAGCGGCATCCATTAATTCCCCTGCTAATTTTTGTGACATACTTTTCCCATTTCTTCCTCTTGAAAAAGTAACAAGCC comes from the Prochlorococcus marinus str. MIT 9515 genome and includes:
- the tuf gene encoding elongation factor Tu, whose product is MAREKFERNKPHVNIGTIGHVDHGKTTLTAAITNVLAKKGQAQAQDYGDIDGAPEERERGITINTAHVEYETEGRHYAHVDCPGHADYVKNMITGAAQMDGAILVCAATDGPMAQTKEHILLAKQVGVPALVVALNKCDMVDDEEIIELVEMEIRELLDSYDFPGDDIPIVQVSGLKALEGDSNWESKIEELMKAVDASIPEPEREIDKPFLMAIEDVFSITGRGTVATGRIERGKVKVGEEVEIVGIRDTRLTTVTGVEMFRKLLDEGMAGDNVGLLLRGVQKEDIERGMVLVKKGSITPHTKFEGEVYVLKKEEGGRHTPFFAGYRPQFYIRTTDVTGQITAFTSDDGANVEMVMPGDRIKMTGELICPVAIEQGMRFAIREGGRTIGAGVVSKIIE
- the fusA gene encoding elongation factor G; this translates as MARDFPLERVRNIGIAAHIDAGKTTTTERILFYSGVVHKIGEVHDGAAVTDWMDQERERGITITAAAISTSWQDHRINIIDTPGHVDFTIEVERSMRVLDGVIAVFCAVGGVQPQSETVWRQADRYSVPRMVFVNKMDRTGADFLKVNKQIKERLKANAFPIQLPIGAEGDLTGIIDLVSNKAYLYKNDLGTDIEEAPIPDEMKDEALEWRSKLMESVAENDEELIEIFLDKGELTEDQLKKGIREGVLKHGLVPVLCGSAFKNKGVQLVLDAVVDYLPAPVDVKPIQGVLPNGKEDIRPSDDNAPFSALAFKVMSDPYGKLTFVRMYSGVLSKGSYVMNSTKDAKERISRLVILKADEREEVDELRAGDLGAVLGLKNTTTGDTLCTTDDPIVLETLFIPEPVISVAVEPKTKGDMEKLSKALQALSEEDPTFRVSTDQETNQTVIAGMGELHLEILVDRMLREFKVEANIGAPQVSYRETIRSSSRGEGKYARQTGGKGQYGHVVIEMEPAEVGKGFEFVNKIVGGTVPKEYIGPASNGMKETCESGVLAGYPLIDVKVTLVDGSFHDVDSSEMAFKIAGSMAFKDGVKKCNPVLLEPMMKVEVESPDDFLGSVIGDLSSRRGQVEGQSVDDGLSKVQAKVPLAEMFGYATQLRSMTQGRGIFSMEFANYEEVPRNVAEAIISKNQGNS